The following proteins come from a genomic window of Sorghum bicolor cultivar BTx623 chromosome 3, Sorghum_bicolor_NCBIv3, whole genome shotgun sequence:
- the LOC8072146 gene encoding MATH domain-containing protein At5g43560 isoform X2, producing the protein MADAVTMDDSAASTSGLGDKDHSVSADSLSEWRSREHVDNGIPSTSPPFWDTDSEDDDPGPRPSDLFGRYTWKIENFSKEKKREMKSEPFEAGGYKWYILVYPQGCDVSNHLSLFLCVADHEKLLPGWSHFAQFTIAVGNLDPKKVKYSDTLHKFWKKEHDWGWKKFMELSKIQDGFLVDDVLEIIAQVQVIREKADRPFRCLDRPYRRELLRVYMTNIEQIYRRFVHERRRKLVRLIDDDMRWSSFRAFWLAIDPTTKHRMSREKSDIILKIVVKHFFVEKDVTSTLVMDALYTGLKALEACSNGKKGTVTSMDLEELSAPMVHVDMDMFVLAGDFITLLERAALEPLSCQSLSQKDDKCSQTRAKDGGTGEINKVSIEREERRLTELGQKILEIFVLSHIFSGIEVAYQEAVALKRQEELIREEELLENEMKGKRGSATEKDKRSKKKQAKQKKNNRKVKDKEREEKSDSNFLERHQDGSTNHDREDSKQVGQSAVIKADNFGEGASDLSDKLSGSTEVCQTDTCDKIILPVNAMNDVGIEMNNSQTCKDDDSTVDIETLVTSVSAAVNSIRGKINNLLDSTSLITPNRGRSRRNRGISSIIISQYEDDLPSSSCSDRNMSACGPAPRRDQETALLTLKDRLRELGQRLHEKEIEGKELLKAHLEKKAAAEATVGSSLASSSNSEKTPQVLKGPEQSSVIVNDANIDAPLPKAVPVATSDDSNEAVPATATSTMNTKSVLVSPTPSKLEQVLCEEHVSSSSQQINKAPLTPSRSPLVDNKATPTPPKSPVPQADTVVKATPAPPKSPLPQIDTVAKAAAPTKSSTSQLDKVANIQAAPKSPAPQADEVASHNSVSRQILSTSISKTREDTVSERASVASVPGTPTPMSRPTSAPLLQVPRSTMPPTPSVQVSPLLSRSLTVSERPNNEPSPPAPVYVTQTYRNAILGKGHLDTTPATLEQSTSVCPNTAVSQPWSAYAMATSVMAPFERNDQLPGKQGFVFGPSRAEALNNRHSWKGNSDVNGHTWKDDVPNQQMTNCDAHVHHSKDISYQQLSSSGTEQPRLGGLQSRELQREIPAASFVSRQQYGSVGEEFPHIDIINDLLDEDQSSAHMAVSPLHEYHTFGLPFSSGGNMADSETASVSSSVRFDLTDLYYDEGYRRAYDTQNALRRLDAYPNGRLDSTAPQRWPYNHPNPAVNLGNSSNVFPQQLGEYTNLASGRVNGEYLDYMYRRANGQW; encoded by the exons ATGGCTGATGCTGTCACAATGGATGATTCTGCTGCAAGCACCAGTGGGTTGGGGGACAAGGATCACAGTGTCTCTGCTGATTCCCTTTCTGAGTGGCGCTCCCGTGAGCATGTTGATAATGGGATCCCTTCAACATCCCCCCCCTTTTGGGACACCGATAGTGAAGACGATGATCCTG GGCCTAGACCTTCAGATTTATTTGGGAGATATACTTGGAAAATTGAAAACTTTTCAAAGGAGAAGAAGAGAGAAATGAAAAGTGAACCATTTGAAGCTGGTGGCTACAAGTG GTATATTCTAGTTTACCCTCAAGGATGCGATGTCTCCAATCACTTGTCATTGTTTCTTTGCGTTGCTGATCATGAAAAACTTCTCCCAG GATGGAGCCATTTTGCACAGTTTACTATAGCTGTAGGCAACCTTGATCCGAAGAAAGTTAAATATTCAG ACACCTTGCACAAATTCTGGAAGAAGGAACATGATTGGGGGTGGAAAAAGTTTATGGAGCTATCAAAGATTCAAGATGGTTTTCTTGTTGACGATGTTCTTGAAATCATAGCTCAAGTTCAAGTTATCAG AGAGAAAGCAGACAGACCATTTCGTTGCCTTGATCGCCCTTATCGTCGAGAACTGCTCCGTGTCTACATGACAAACATAGAGCAAATTTACCGACGTTTTGTTCACGAACGCAGAAGGAAACTTGTCAGGCTTATTGATGACGACATGAGGTGGTCCAG TTTCCGTGCTTTCTGGCTTGCGATTGACCCAACAACAAAACATCGCATGTCCAGAGAGAAGAGCGACATCATATTGAAAATAGTGGTGAAGCATTTTTTTGTTGAGAAAGACGTGACCTCAACATTAGTTATGGATGCTCTGTATACAGGTTTGAAGGCACTTGAGGCCTGTAGCAATGGCaagaaaggaacagtaacttcaATGGACTTGGAGGAGCTATCAGCGCCTATGGTCCATGTTGATATGGACATGTTTGTTTTGGCTGGTGACTTCATAACTTTGCTTGAGAGGGCAGCTTTAGAGCCCTTGTCTTGTCAATCTCTGTCACAAAAAGATGACAAATGTTCCCAAACCCGTGCCAAG GATGGTGGTACTGGAGAAATCAACAAAGTTTCTATTGAGCGTGAAGAAAGGCGTCTAACTGAGCTTGGTCAGAAGATACTTGAAATATTTGTTCTATCTCATATATTTAg TGGGATTGAGGTTGCCTATCAAGAAGCTGTTGCTTTGAAGAGGCAAGAGGAGCTTATTCGTGAAGAGgagctccttgaaaatgagatGAAGGGGAAGCGTGGCAGTGCCACTGAAAAGGATAAGCGTTCAAAGAAAAAACAG GCCAAACAAAAGAAGAACAATCGTAAGGTCAAGGACAAGGAAAGAGAAGAGAAATCTGATTCAAATTTTCTAGAAAGGCATCAGGATGGAAGCACAAATCATGACAGGGAGGACTCTAAGCAGGTAGGGCAATCTGCTGTGATTAAAGCTGATAACTTTGGAGAAGGTGCTTCAGATTTATCAGACAAACTAAGTGGATCAACAGAGGTATGCCAAACTGACACGTGTGACAAGATTATACTACCTGTGAATGCAATGAATGATGTTGGTATTGAGATGAACAATTCACAGACATGTAAAGATGACGATTCTACTGTGGACATCGAGACACTGGTAACATCTGTGTCTGCTGCTGTGAACAGCATACGAggcaaaataaataatttgcTAGACAGTACAAGTCTTATAACGCCTAATAG AGGAAGAAGTCGGCGCAACAGGGGCATCAGCAGTATAATCATTTCCCAGTATGAAGATGACCTTCCCTCATCTAGCTGCTCAGACCGCAACATGTCTGCCTGTGGTCCAGCTCCAAGGCGTGACCAGGAGACTGCTCTACTCACCTTAAAAGATCGGCTTCGTGAGCTTGGGCAAAGACTACATGAG AAAGAAATTGAGGGCAAGGAACTGCTTAAGGCCCACTTGGAAAAAAAGGCAGCTGCTGAGGCCACAGTGGGTTCATCCTTAGCATCCTCATCTAACTCAGAAAAGACTCCCCAGGTTCTGAAGGGGCCAGAGCAATCCTCGGTAATTGTTAATGATGCAAATATTGATGCACCACTTCCAAAGGCTGTACCTGTAGCCACAAGTGACGACAGCAATGAAGCTGTTCCAGCAACGGCAACATCCACCATGAACACCAAATCTGTGCTTGTCAGTCCCACTCCAAGTAAACTTGAGCAAGTTTTGTGTGAAGAACATGTATCAAGTTCAAGCCAGCAAATCAATAAAGCTCCTCTGACGCCTTCAAGATCACCACTAGTTGATAATAAGGCTACCCCAACTCCCCCAAAATCACCTGTGCCACAGGCTGATACAGTTGTTAAAGCTACTCCAGCTCCACCCAAATCACCATTGCCACAGATTGATACAGTTGCTAAAGCAGCAGCTCCCACAAAATCTTCTACATCACAGCTTGATAAAGTTGCTAACATACAAGCTGCCCCCAAATCACCAGCACCCCAGGCTGATGAAGTTGCCTCACATAACTCAGTATCGCGACAGATTCTGTCCACATCTATCTCCAAGACTCGAGAAGATACGGTTTCTGAGAGGGCTTCAGTTGCTTCTGTACCTGGAACTCCTACGCCAATGTCAAGGCCTACAAGTGCACCTCTGCTACAGGTACCAAGATCAACTATGCCACCTACACCATCAGTCCAAGTTTCTCCGTTGCTTTCACGTTCACTGACTGTGTCTGAACGGCCAAACAATGAGCCTTCACCTCCAGCCCCAGTTTATGTAACACAGACATATCGAAATGCAATCCTTGGTAAGGGCCATCTTGATACTACTCCAGCAACTCTTGAGCAATCAACTTCTGTTTGCCCAAATACTGCAGTTTCACAGCCATGGTCAGCATATGCGATGGCAACATCAGTCATGGCTCCTTTCGAAAGGAATGACCAATTACCAGGTAAGCAAGGCTTCGTGTTTGGGCCTAGCAGGGCAGAAGCCCTTAATAACCGGCACTCATGGAAAGGTAACAGTGATGTTAACGGACATACATGGAAAGATGATGTTCCTAACCAGCAAATGACCAATTGTGATGCGCATGTGCACCACTCAAAAGATATTTCTTATCAGCAATTAAGCAGCAGTGGGACAGAACAACCCAGATTGGGTGGATTACAGAGTAGGGAGCTCCAGAGGGAGATACCTGCTGCAAGCTTTGTTTCACGCCAGCAGTATGGTTCAGTGGGTGAAGAATTCCCTCACATTGATATTATAAATGACTTGCTTGATGAAGACCAAAGCAGTGCGCATATGGCAGTCTCTCCCCTCCATGAGTATCATACATTTGGTTTGCCCTTTTCTTCAGGAGGCAATATGGCAGACTCAGAAACAGCTTCCGTAAGTAGTTCTGTCCGGTTTGACTTGACCGACCTTTACTATGACGAGGGTTACAGGAGGGCCTATGACACGCAGAATGCTCTGCGTAGGTTGGATGCTTACCCCAACGGAAGGTTGGACTCAACTGCACCGCAGCGTTGGCCATATAACCATCCAAATCCAGCTGTGAACCTTGGAAATAGTTCTAATGTATTTCCACAGCAGTTGGGAGAGTATACTAATTTAGCTAGTGGGAGGGTGAATGGGGAATATTTAGATTATATGTATCGCCGTGCCAATGGGCAATGGTGA
- the LOC8072146 gene encoding MATH domain-containing protein At5g43560 isoform X4, whose protein sequence is MTVTLGNCWNIEDLLMADAVTMDDSAASTSGLGDKDHSVSADSLSEWRSREHVDNGIPSTSPPFWDTDSEDDDPGPRPSDLFGRYTWKIENFSKEKKREMKSEPFEAGGYKWYILVYPQGCDVSNHLSLFLCVADHEKLLPGWSHFAQFTIAVGNLDPKKVKYSDTLHKFWKKEHDWGWKKFMELSKIQDGFLVDDVLEIIAQVQVIREKADRPFRCLDRPYRRELLRVYMTNIEQIYRRFVHERRRKLVRLIDDDMRWSSFRAFWLAIDPTTKHRMSREKSDIILKIVVKHFFVEKDVTSTLVMDALYTGLKALEACSNGKKGTVTSMDLEELSAPMVHVDMDMFVLAGDFITLLERAALEPLSCQSLSQKDDKCSQTRAKDGGTGEINKVSIEREERRLTELGQKILEIFVLSHIFSGIEVAYQEAVALKRQEELIREEELLENEMKGKRGSATEKDKRSKKKQAKQKKNNRKVKDKEREEKSDSNFLERHQDGSTNHDREDSKQVGQSAVIKADNFGEGASDLSDKLSGSTEVCQTDTCDKIILPVNAMNDVGIEMNNSQTCKDDDSTVDIETLVTSVSAAVNSIRGKINNLLDSTSLITPNRGRSRRNRGISSIIISQYEDDLPSSSCSDRNMSACGPAPRRDQETALLTLKDRLRELGQRLHEGQTPELLL, encoded by the exons ATGA CTGTGACTTTAGGCAATTGTTGGAACATCGAGGATTTGCTGATGGCTGATGCTGTCACAATGGATGATTCTGCTGCAAGCACCAGTGGGTTGGGGGACAAGGATCACAGTGTCTCTGCTGATTCCCTTTCTGAGTGGCGCTCCCGTGAGCATGTTGATAATGGGATCCCTTCAACATCCCCCCCCTTTTGGGACACCGATAGTGAAGACGATGATCCTG GGCCTAGACCTTCAGATTTATTTGGGAGATATACTTGGAAAATTGAAAACTTTTCAAAGGAGAAGAAGAGAGAAATGAAAAGTGAACCATTTGAAGCTGGTGGCTACAAGTG GTATATTCTAGTTTACCCTCAAGGATGCGATGTCTCCAATCACTTGTCATTGTTTCTTTGCGTTGCTGATCATGAAAAACTTCTCCCAG GATGGAGCCATTTTGCACAGTTTACTATAGCTGTAGGCAACCTTGATCCGAAGAAAGTTAAATATTCAG ACACCTTGCACAAATTCTGGAAGAAGGAACATGATTGGGGGTGGAAAAAGTTTATGGAGCTATCAAAGATTCAAGATGGTTTTCTTGTTGACGATGTTCTTGAAATCATAGCTCAAGTTCAAGTTATCAG AGAGAAAGCAGACAGACCATTTCGTTGCCTTGATCGCCCTTATCGTCGAGAACTGCTCCGTGTCTACATGACAAACATAGAGCAAATTTACCGACGTTTTGTTCACGAACGCAGAAGGAAACTTGTCAGGCTTATTGATGACGACATGAGGTGGTCCAG TTTCCGTGCTTTCTGGCTTGCGATTGACCCAACAACAAAACATCGCATGTCCAGAGAGAAGAGCGACATCATATTGAAAATAGTGGTGAAGCATTTTTTTGTTGAGAAAGACGTGACCTCAACATTAGTTATGGATGCTCTGTATACAGGTTTGAAGGCACTTGAGGCCTGTAGCAATGGCaagaaaggaacagtaacttcaATGGACTTGGAGGAGCTATCAGCGCCTATGGTCCATGTTGATATGGACATGTTTGTTTTGGCTGGTGACTTCATAACTTTGCTTGAGAGGGCAGCTTTAGAGCCCTTGTCTTGTCAATCTCTGTCACAAAAAGATGACAAATGTTCCCAAACCCGTGCCAAG GATGGTGGTACTGGAGAAATCAACAAAGTTTCTATTGAGCGTGAAGAAAGGCGTCTAACTGAGCTTGGTCAGAAGATACTTGAAATATTTGTTCTATCTCATATATTTAg TGGGATTGAGGTTGCCTATCAAGAAGCTGTTGCTTTGAAGAGGCAAGAGGAGCTTATTCGTGAAGAGgagctccttgaaaatgagatGAAGGGGAAGCGTGGCAGTGCCACTGAAAAGGATAAGCGTTCAAAGAAAAAACAG GCCAAACAAAAGAAGAACAATCGTAAGGTCAAGGACAAGGAAAGAGAAGAGAAATCTGATTCAAATTTTCTAGAAAGGCATCAGGATGGAAGCACAAATCATGACAGGGAGGACTCTAAGCAGGTAGGGCAATCTGCTGTGATTAAAGCTGATAACTTTGGAGAAGGTGCTTCAGATTTATCAGACAAACTAAGTGGATCAACAGAGGTATGCCAAACTGACACGTGTGACAAGATTATACTACCTGTGAATGCAATGAATGATGTTGGTATTGAGATGAACAATTCACAGACATGTAAAGATGACGATTCTACTGTGGACATCGAGACACTGGTAACATCTGTGTCTGCTGCTGTGAACAGCATACGAggcaaaataaataatttgcTAGACAGTACAAGTCTTATAACGCCTAATAG AGGAAGAAGTCGGCGCAACAGGGGCATCAGCAGTATAATCATTTCCCAGTATGAAGATGACCTTCCCTCATCTAGCTGCTCAGACCGCAACATGTCTGCCTGTGGTCCAGCTCCAAGGCGTGACCAGGAGACTGCTCTACTCACCTTAAAAGATCGGCTTCGTGAGCTTGGGCAAAGACTACATGAG GGACAAACACCAGAGCTGTTGCTCTAA